A genomic segment from Streptosporangium roseum DSM 43021 encodes:
- a CDS encoding DUF6285 domain-containing protein: protein MFRDTPHDVPSAAQLVAAVRDFLQSDVLPVVEGRVRFHTRVAVNVLGMVERELELGPEQAAAHADRLGGLGFSSDAELAAAIRGGLDGSALVDALTRAVQDKLAVANPGYARPPEA from the coding sequence ATGTTCCGGGACACGCCCCACGACGTCCCCTCCGCCGCCCAGCTCGTCGCCGCGGTCCGAGACTTCCTCCAGAGCGACGTGCTGCCCGTCGTCGAGGGCCGGGTCCGTTTCCATACCCGGGTGGCCGTCAACGTGCTCGGCATGGTCGAGCGGGAGCTCGAACTCGGCCCCGAGCAGGCCGCCGCCCACGCCGACCGGCTCGGCGGGCTCGGTTTCTCCTCCGATGCCGAGCTCGCCGCCGCGATCCGCGGGGGCCTGGACGGCTCCGCCCTGGTCGACGCCCTGACGCGGGCCGTACAGGACAAGCTGGCCGTTGCCAACCCCGGCTATGCCCGCCCGCCGGAGGCGTAA